Proteins encoded together in one Arcobacter sp. LA11 window:
- a CDS encoding O-acetylhomoserine aminocarboxypropyltransferase/cysteine synthase family protein, with product MQKETIAVHGGYNKKEGYGSMSVPIAQTTAYAFRDAEHAANLFALKELGPIYTRLNNPTTDVLEQRLAQLEGGAGALCVSSGQSAIFYAIINVAEAGDNIIISDKLYGGAVTLLTHTIKRLGITAKIFKSEDASDLEDLIDEKTKAIFFESLSNPQIAIADVESIVDIAKRNGILTICDNTVATAALFNPISWGVDVVVHSTSKYINGQGTTIGGVIIERDGLADFFKANAERYYHFTEPDASYHGLVYTDIPLPNFTLRARLALLRDIGAVQSPHNSWLLLQTVETLALRVEKHSDNTLEIAKFLESHPKIKSVNYPGLESNKYYAKAQKYFKDGKASGLISFEAESFEDAKAVIDSAKLFSVVVNIGDSKSLIVHPASTTHSQMNEEELAGAGINSTTVRLSIGLENPIDLIEDLEQALN from the coding sequence ATGCAAAAAGAAACAATTGCAGTTCACGGAGGCTATAACAAAAAAGAGGGTTATGGTTCAATGTCTGTTCCAATTGCTCAAACAACTGCGTATGCATTTAGAGATGCAGAGCATGCAGCAAATCTATTTGCACTAAAAGAGTTAGGACCTATTTATACAAGATTAAATAATCCAACTACTGATGTTTTAGAACAAAGATTAGCACAACTTGAAGGTGGAGCTGGAGCACTTTGTGTTTCATCTGGTCAATCTGCAATTTTTTATGCAATCATAAATGTTGCCGAAGCTGGTGATAATATTATTATCTCAGATAAATTATATGGTGGAGCAGTTACATTATTAACACATACTATTAAAAGACTTGGAATAACTGCAAAAATATTTAAAAGTGAAGATGCTTCTGATTTAGAAGATTTAATTGATGAAAAAACAAAAGCAATTTTCTTTGAATCATTATCAAACCCACAAATTGCAATTGCAGATGTTGAAAGCATCGTTGATATTGCAAAAAGAAATGGTATTTTAACTATTTGTGACAATACAGTTGCTACAGCAGCTTTATTTAACCCAATATCTTGGGGAGTAGATGTAGTTGTTCATTCAACTTCAAAATATATAAATGGTCAAGGTACAACTATTGGTGGTGTAATTATTGAAAGAGATGGTTTAGCAGACTTCTTTAAAGCAAATGCTGAAAGATACTATCATTTTACGGAACCTGATGCATCATATCATGGTTTAGTTTATACTGATATTCCATTACCAAACTTTACTTTAAGAGCTAGATTAGCATTATTAAGAGATATTGGAGCAGTACAATCTCCTCATAACTCTTGGTTACTATTACAAACAGTAGAGACTTTAGCACTTAGAGTTGAGAAACACTCTGATAATACTTTAGAAATTGCAAAATTTTTAGAATCTCATCCAAAAATTAAATCAGTTAACTACCCAGGATTAGAATCAAATAAATATTATGCAAAAGCGCAAAAATACTTTAAAGATGGAAAAGCTTCAGGGCTTATCTCTTTTGAAGCAGAATCTTTTGAAGATGCAAAAGCAGTAATTGATAGTGCAAAACTATTTTCTGTTGTTGTAAATATTGGTGATTCAAAATCATTAATCGTTCACCCAGCATCTACAACTCACTCTCAAATGAATGAAGAAGAATTAGCTGGAGCTGGAATTAATTCAACTACAGTTAGGTTATCAATTGGTTTAGAAAATCCTATTGATTTAATTGAAGATTTAGAACAAGCGTTAAATTAG
- a CDS encoding Rrf2 family transcriptional regulator, whose translation MPLISTKGVYGLTAMYELSKHEKDSPMQIKEISSNANIPQNYLEQLLSKLRRAELVKSIRGAKGGYILASDPEDILVKDILIALEDDLKIIDNKAENPILNIFFDDAKKSMKDIFDINLAKLDDYQEKYNEFLHYSI comes from the coding sequence ATGCCTTTAATTTCAACAAAAGGTGTATATGGTTTAACTGCCATGTACGAACTTAGTAAACATGAGAAAGACTCTCCGATGCAAATCAAAGAGATTTCTTCAAATGCTAATATTCCACAAAACTACTTAGAACAACTTCTAAGTAAACTTAGACGAGCTGAACTTGTAAAAAGTATAAGAGGTGCAAAAGGTGGATATATTTTAGCAAGCGACCCAGAAGATATTTTGGTAAAAGATATTCTTATTGCTTTAGAAGATGATTTAAAAATTATTGATAATAAAGCAGAGAATCCAATATTAAATATTTTCTTTGATGATGCTAAGAAAAGCATGAAAGACATTTTTGATATCAATCTTGCAAAGCTAGATGATTATCAAGAAAAATATAACGAATTTTTACATTACAGTATATAG